The following is a genomic window from Pseudophryne corroboree isolate aPseCor3 chromosome 3, aPseCor3.hap2, whole genome shotgun sequence.
gcCGAGCAACTGGAAAGTCTGTGAGCGGTGCATGGTGGATGATATCTGGACCCCTGTGGCTGGCTGCAGGCAGTGGCCAGTAACGCACAATGCAGAGCATAGACAGGGAAAGCAGCCAGGTACAAGTTTATGCTCCTTGCAATGCAGTGTACAGCTAAGCATGTGTCTGTCAGAGGCTGACCCAGACATGTGATGGGTAAATACACCAGCACCCCCGGGCATTAGTCCTGTCCTGTGCAGAGGGTGCCCCCAGGGCAGGGTGCTAGGTGTGGGGCAGCCAGGCAGGCAGGCGGTATATGAAGGGGTAATACTGGTAGAGTGAGAGGAGAGATGGGCAGAGTGCGTCCTCTGGGCAGTATTGCCTCTGCTCGTCCCTCACCAGCACCCTCACTGCCACCTGCCTGGCCGGGGTCCCTGGTGCTGTTGCTGACTGTTGCTTGGCCAGCAGCTTCCTCTTGGTCTTGTAGCGCCGGTTCTGGAACCAAATCTTGATCTGAGTCTCTGTGAGTTTCAGGGCGGCGGCCAGGTCCGCTCTCTCCGGCCCGGACAGGTACCTCTGCAGGGAGAATCTCCGCTCCAGCTCATACACCTGGGCATGGGAGAAGGCGGCCCGGCTCCTCTTCTTCCCCCCGGCTCCCTGCTCAGTCCCCGGCTGCTCTCCAAGGGCAGGCTCCGGGCAGTCCCCTACAGGGTGACATAGTACAGAGGGGTCACTGCCAGTCTATAGCCACAGTGTAGACATATCTATGCTATATCATATCCCAATgtcatatatatttattctatgttCTATCATATATCCTTATGTCATAGACATCTATTCTGTCATACCTtatccttatgttttttatatatatatatatatatatatatatagacacacacacacacacacacacacacacacacacacacacacacacacacacacacacacatattctatGCTGTATCTTATCACTatgtcattcatatatatatatatatatatatatatatatatatttatatttatattctatgCGCTATCATATATCCTTATGTCATAAACATCTATTCTGTTACACCTTATCCTTATATCATATATATCTATTCTATGCTCTATCAGATCACTatgtcattcatatatatatatatatatatatatattatatacacatatacatatgtatatatatatatgcttatacaTATATTCTATGCTCTATCTTATCACTATGTCATTTATATCTATTCTATACTCTATCATTCTATCATATCACTATGTCGTATGAATCTGTTCTGTTCTATGCTATCTTATCCCTGTCATGTATATCTTTTCTATGCTCTATCATATCCCTATTCTATGAAATATCATATCCCTATGTCTTATATATCTATTCTATGATCTAACATATCCCTATGTCATATatagctatgtgtgtgtgtgtgtgtgtgtgtgtgtgtgtgtgtgtgtgtgtgtattctatgCTCTATCTTATCACTGTCACATATATATATTCTATGCTCTATCACACCACTATGTCATATATCTATCTTATCACTATGACATATATAGCATAGGCCTGTCTATACATGTATGTATTCTCATGCCAGTGCGTTATTTTGAAGAATTTCCTGTAAAAGTAGCAAATCCGCTGTAGCTCAGCCTCCATCTCTGTACCAGAGCATGTAACAAAGCCATTCTGTACATGGGGAATAGATGAGGCAGTGGCAGGAGAGAAGTATAGTGCCGGCTATTTGTTACTAGGTGCCcctctcccccccatattacacagcacaggagGTGTCTGATGTGTCACTGTATGTACAGTaatctaggggtctatttactaaaccttggatggagataaagtcgctggagataaggtATCAGCCAAtcggcccctgtcatttttcaaacccagcctgtgacatggcagttaggagccgattggctggtactttatctccagtgaatgcatagtaaatagaccccatagcctcATACAGGGCAGCTGATTGAGCCCGGTGCCCCCctcaatacacagcacaggatgtgTTTGATGTGTTATATAGTCCCCATACAGTACTGCTGGGGGTATTAGCCCTATGCATTGCtgctggggtggtggtgggggaataTTAGCCCCATACAGTGCTGCTGGGGGTATTAGCCTTATGCATTGCTGCTGGGGTGATGGTGGTGGGTATACTAGCCCCATACAGTGCTGCGGGGTATTATCCCGGAGCccttattacacagcacagtagatggctgatcagggccgtcttttcgtatgggctcaatgggctcttgcccaagggccccaggagtaaaagggccctaggattatagctgagggtcccctctttccaggggtaccagatttttgaaaatcggccgtggggaaccggagatatctgacttcaaagcagtggtccccttccaagcctgttaattgttcttcccagccagatatctcgggttctatctgacttagagttttctgaggatatactccaaaagctgagactctcccctttcagtggacactggcagcttgtctctattatgcccacaaccagagatatcaggcttcaagcagctggtccctgctacagctccacacgccttttatgcagttttatatttttattggtggattgctctggctactgaagtctgatccccaagtccccaatagctcttgaaaggtgtgactctctagtttttttttatcccattaaagcaaagaaatctatttccaggaactggagatatctgcagtaaagcaagctgccctgacccccggaaaatgatgaatattaagcccactccactatccacccctcccctgtgtattaaacaccccctaccaccctggaagtcatgtaccagggccccttcattcagcacaatgtccccttctacagtttagcgttctccttctcgccccatttgtgcagtaaaggagtaattagcagaaattatttctccaggtcctacatgctgagcgaaagatagaacaccctacCCCACGCAGGATATCAAAGCTGCCGATGATAGCACCCCctgcccctaccgctgatgggtgggtaggggccccagtgcattgctgtgcccaggggcctacactgctgttaagacggctctgtggcTGATGTGTTATATAGTCCCCATACAGTGCTGCTGGGGGTATTAGCCTCATACAGTGCTGCTGGGGGTATTAGACTCATACAGTGCTGCCGGGGGCGGGGGGAATATTATCCCCATACAGTACTGCTGGGGGTATTAGCCCTATGCATTGCtgctggggtggtggtggtggtgggtgtactAGCCCCATACAGTGCTGCTGGGTGGAATTATCCCGGAGCcctcattacacagcacagtagatggCTGAAGTGTTAGATAATCCCCATACAGTGCTGCTGGGGGTATTAGCCTCATCCAGTGCTGCCGGGGGCGGGGGCTGGGGGAATATTAGCCCCATACAGTGCTGCTGCGGGGTATTAGCCCGGTGCTCCccttattacacagcacagtagatggCTGATGTGTTATATAGCCCATACtgtgctgatggggggagggggtatggaTAAAAGCGCTATACAGTGCTGCTGGGGTGGTGGTGGGTGTATTTAGCCCCATACATTGCtgctggggtggtggtggtggtgggtgtattAGCCCCATACAGTGCTGCtgctggggtggtggtggtgggtgtattAGCGCCATATAGTGCTGCTGGGGTGGTGGTTGTATTAGCCTCATACAGTGCTGCTGGGGTGGTGGTGGGTGTATTAGCGCCATACAGTGCTGCTGGGGTGGTGGTGGGTGTATTAGCGCCATATAGTGCtgctggggtggtggtggtggtgggtgtattAGCCCATACAGTGCtgctggggtggtggtggtggtgggtgtattAGCCCATACAGTGCtgctggggtggtggtggtggtgggtgtattAGCCCATACAGTGCtgctggggtggtggtggtgggtgtattAGCCCATACAGTGCtgctggggtggtggtggtggtgggtgtattAGCCCCATACAGTGCtgctggggtggtggtggtgggtgtattAGCCCCATACAGTGCTGCTGGGCGGTATTATCCCGGAGCCCCCCTCATTACACAGCACAGGAGATGGATGATGTGTTAGCCCCCATGCAGTGCTGCCTAGAGATAGATACAATGTAACATGCAGTGTACACAGCGCCGTGTTCTGCAGTGACTGTAACTTTGGAAGTGTCCCAATAAAACGAGCAGGACTGAATCACCGCCGCTATAATGATTAATAATAAATCGCTGCAATGTCGGGTATATAACGCCACAAATAATCTGTAAtaatgtctctctccctctctatagtTACTGTACCTTCTGAGTGCGGCTCCTGGTCGCTGTACCAGTGCGAGTCCTCCCTGTGCTGGGCGCCAGGGCTCTGAGGCATCTCGCTCGGGATACCGTCGGGCGATCTTACCGCAGGTCGCCCGATCTCTGCAGCCCCATGCAGTGGGTCCCACTTTCCGGGAGGGGCCCCGGGCCCCGATCTCTTGTGCTTGTCCCTCAGGACCCCGGGGCAGCGGCCCAGGTTGAGTATATCCCGGATGGTGAACGATGTGTGAGCGATCCCTCTGTGCGACATCTCCGCGCCTGCAATCACCCGGCTGCCGGGAGCCGCAGTGCTGCCAGGCGGGGAGAGGGAGCCGATGTGTGGCCTGGGACAGACCGCCTCCCCCTGCTGGGCTGAGCCCCTGCTAATGAGGGATGGGAGAGGAGGGGTCCTCATTGGTGGGGTGAGCAGGGGCAGGAGGGGTCACACCTTCCCCATGCTGACTCCCACCCACTATGTCACTTATGCTCCGTGTATTACAGCATCATACAGGCACCATCTAACACATCCACAACAATCACACAATCCTTGTTtgtcatggatatatatatatatatatatatatatatatataatttttatttttacaacaatgTAATGTGCCGCTATATTTATGTTTGTATGTTTATTCATTGTTACATTTTATTTGCACCTTTAGTTCTTTTCAATTCGTTTTGTGTGTATCCGGTAAATTTGTGTTTAGGGTTTACCAAGCGTGGTCCACAGCTTTAGAATATAGTTGGCAACAAATTATACATGTTGTCATCTTGGGCGTCCTGTGgctaactacaagttccagcatgtcaTGTGCCAGGGTCAAGGTTGGATGAGGAATCATAGGTTCCTACTAGGTATCTGTTTAAATTTACCACACACACATAGATGATGGatgaacagatagatagatagatagatagatagatagatagagagagagatagatagatagatagatagatagatagatagatagatagatagatagatagatagatagaatgctgAATACTTTATTGTTGTGATTTTCTAGCCTTCCGAGTAGAGATGCCAGGAAATGACAGCACTCTCTGCTGGGTGTCCTTGGCTGGGTTCCCCTATCCCTGCATTCCTCTGATGCCTGTAGTCTGATGTGCAACATGAAATTCCTCTCTCTAATTTAGTAAATATTGTAGATTTCTACGTGTTTCATGCGCCATTTGTTGTACTTTTAATGCACTgcgatacaatacaatacagacacAGGTCCTTGTATTGTCATAGTTACTTGCACAACTGCAGAATAAATAAACCAGGGTTTAaactataatatataataataataataataataataataataataacaattttatTCTATATACAGTAATGTATCCCATTTAAACCTCCCAAATTGTCCCAGATAGTATTATCTTATTACGTAAATATGATTGTTCTCAGTTTGTATGTGgaagaaatctctctctctctctctctctctctctctctctctctctctctactgtatatctatatatctatatatctatatatatatatatatatatatatcaatatctatatctacacacacacacacacacacacacacacacacacacacacacacacacacacacacacacacacacacacacacacacacacacagatagatatctatatatacatatatagatagatagatagatagatagatagataaa
Proteins encoded in this region:
- the LOC135057418 gene encoding homeobox protein zampogna-like, which gives rise to MSHRGIAHTSFTIRDILNLGRCPGVLRDKHKRSGPGAPPGKWDPLHGAAEIGRPATGSDPSVLCHPVGDCPEPALGEQPGTEQGAGGKKRSRAAFSHAQVYELERRFSLQRYLSGPERADLAAALKLTETQIKIWFQNRRYKTKRKLLAKQQSATAPGTPARQVAVRVLFKRLTFVYTVLPCLNIFDIKQFSTCDLRKQY